The following are encoded in a window of Neomicrococcus lactis genomic DNA:
- a CDS encoding VOC family protein, with product MTYKLATYLTFENTARQAMEFYHSVLGGKLDMNTFSEFGMSQGEADADLIMHAQLETEEGAFIMASDTPAHMEVQKHGGFSIALFSQDYESVQDKFDTLAAGGQVLQPLGQAPWGDYFGMFVDQFGINWMFIVAGPKGEAAAE from the coding sequence ATGACCTACAAGCTCGCGACGTACCTCACTTTCGAAAACACCGCACGTCAGGCCATGGAGTTCTACCACTCCGTACTCGGCGGCAAGCTGGATATGAATACGTTCTCCGAATTCGGCATGAGCCAGGGTGAGGCGGACGCCGACCTCATCATGCATGCGCAGCTGGAGACCGAAGAAGGCGCCTTCATCATGGCCTCGGACACCCCGGCGCACATGGAAGTTCAGAAGCATGGCGGCTTCTCGATCGCACTGTTCTCCCAGGACTACGAGAGCGTCCAGGACAAGTTCGATACGCTCGCAGCCGGCGGCCAGGTCCTCCAGCCGCTGGGACAGGCTCCGTGGGGCGACTACTTCGGCATGTTTGTTGACCAGTTCGGCATCAACTGGATGTTCATCGTAGCGGGCCCGAAGGGCGAGGCTGCAGCGGAGTAA
- a CDS encoding malonic semialdehyde reductase, with the protein MTIEAFAGNPPIAQDALNQIFVEARTAYRFDETNVVADEDLVKIQELVALGPTAMNSQPMRITWVKSREARERLAEHMSSNNKEKTLSAPMTAILSYDDSYSEHMGLVAPHAVGMSEKLGADAKARRGMGELSSHLQGGYFILALRALGFATGPMAGFSVDGVNKEFFEGTALSAFMVVNFGRAGENAYRPRAPRLSFDQQTETV; encoded by the coding sequence ATGACTATTGAAGCTTTTGCCGGGAACCCACCCATTGCACAGGACGCGCTGAACCAGATCTTTGTGGAGGCGCGCACCGCGTACCGCTTCGATGAGACGAACGTGGTTGCGGACGAGGATCTCGTGAAGATCCAGGAGCTAGTTGCACTCGGCCCGACGGCCATGAACTCGCAGCCCATGCGCATCACCTGGGTGAAGTCGCGCGAAGCTCGCGAGCGTCTGGCCGAGCACATGTCTTCCAACAACAAGGAGAAGACCCTCTCCGCTCCCATGACCGCGATCCTGTCCTACGACGATTCGTACTCGGAGCACATGGGTCTCGTGGCACCACACGCAGTTGGCATGAGCGAGAAGCTCGGTGCCGACGCAAAGGCACGCCGCGGCATGGGCGAGCTGAGCTCCCACTTGCAGGGTGGCTACTTCATTCTTGCCCTGCGCGCTTTGGGCTTCGCGACCGGTCCAATGGCCGGCTTCAGCGTGGATGGCGTCAACAAGGAGTTCTTCGAAGGAACCGCTTTGAGCGCATTCATGGTGGTCAACTTTGGCCGCGCCGGCGAGAACGCTTACCGCCCACGCGCACCTCGTCTGAGCTTTGACCAGCAGACGGAGACCGTCTAG
- a CDS encoding aldo/keto reductase, which produces MTTQQSPLIYGCMGLGGPWGPGALAGRPDQNELVAQAHHAIDAVLAAGITTFDHADIYKDGRAEEVFGKVLAERPELRETISIQSKVGIILGDPQRYDSSPAHVSGGVVRIAERLGIPQLDTLLIHRPDPLTSWDELAETLGKLREDGLVKRFGVSNMSAAQMSAFERAFGEAPVAAQIQLSLQHRNLLDSSILFIASDEPVESGFVEYCLEKNVEIQAWSPLAGGLYDPSRTGEADAEVLATRELVGDIAKSLDCSAEAVVLAFLLKLPWGVRPVLGTTNPARIAASADAAAVAERMSREDWYRLWTAARGAKVP; this is translated from the coding sequence GTGACTACACAACAATCACCACTCATTTACGGATGCATGGGCCTTGGTGGCCCGTGGGGTCCGGGCGCTCTCGCGGGACGCCCGGACCAAAACGAACTGGTGGCTCAAGCCCATCACGCCATCGATGCCGTGCTCGCAGCAGGCATCACCACCTTTGATCACGCTGACATCTATAAAGATGGCCGCGCGGAAGAAGTCTTCGGGAAAGTGCTCGCTGAGCGCCCCGAATTGCGCGAAACCATCAGCATTCAATCCAAAGTCGGCATCATCCTCGGTGACCCGCAGCGCTACGATTCCTCGCCCGCTCACGTAAGCGGCGGCGTCGTACGAATTGCGGAACGACTGGGAATCCCGCAGCTGGATACTTTGCTCATCCACCGTCCGGACCCGCTGACCTCGTGGGACGAGCTCGCGGAGACGCTCGGTAAGCTGCGCGAGGACGGGCTCGTCAAGCGCTTCGGCGTCTCGAACATGTCGGCGGCCCAAATGAGCGCGTTTGAACGCGCTTTCGGCGAAGCGCCTGTCGCGGCGCAAATTCAGCTGAGCCTGCAGCACCGGAATCTGCTGGACTCGAGCATTCTTTTTATTGCTTCGGATGAGCCCGTGGAATCCGGATTCGTTGAGTATTGCCTCGAGAAAAACGTTGAGATCCAGGCGTGGTCGCCGCTGGCAGGTGGCCTCTATGACCCGTCGCGAACGGGAGAAGCTGACGCGGAAGTGCTCGCCACCCGCGAGCTCGTCGGCGATATCGCAAAGAGTCTCGATTGCTCCGCCGAGGCCGTAGTTCTGGCGTTCTTGCTCAAGCTTCCGTGGGGTGTGCGGCCTGTGCTGGGCACCACGAATCCTGCGCGCATCGCCGCGAGTGCTGACGCTGCGGCCGTCGCTGAGCGGATGAGTCGCGAAGACTGGTACCGCTTGTGGACGGCCGCGCGCGGGGCGAAAGTTCCGTAA
- a CDS encoding acetoacetate--CoA ligase — protein sequence MTTTTTSGATPHQLPLETTINRGAITWEPSEEFTKSTTLWHFMQWTLEHRGIELKTYRDVLKWSVDDTSGFWDAVRRFYGVIGEGFGDTERALASEQMPGAVWYPEAKINFTENVLKYAQNPEQRDELALLNVTEDGTQTRFSWAELENNVAQLAQLLKDRGVQPGDRVAAYLPNIPEALIGLLAAASIGAVWTINSPDLSVQATLDRLKQLEPKVLFGVDSYQFNGKIIDRSAQLREIADEIPSVTTRILVPTLDPGNSAELTDGVLSYRAAPSGGVVQEEPLAPATPNYERVPFAHPLWVLFSSGTTGKPKGIVHGHGGMVLESLKGPGLNHDMRRGDLYYVAANTSWMVWNTLVNNLITGASVVTYAGSPMAGRVDHQFKIIAETGATMFATGAAYLSLVEKSGLVPGAEYDLSKMRSILSTGSPLPDSTWAWVHTHVRPDVHLGSDSGGTDICSGFLGSNPLEPVRLGELQGPQLAVAVEAWDDSGRRVFNDVGDMTITRPMPSMPVFFWGDEDGQKYRDAYFEKFPGVWTHGDWISELPSGGFIVHGRSDATLNRQGVRLGSADIYSAMQHIPEVTDSLVIGVEEADGGYYMPLFVVLRDGQTTENGKVSEELSDRIKTTIRSRTSARHVPDEIIAVPGVPTTHAGKRTEVPVKKLFAGHDPERAINRGSLQNPETIDWFVARANAYRDRKITSAKQ from the coding sequence GTGACTACCACCACAACGTCGGGTGCAACGCCGCACCAGCTTCCTTTGGAAACCACCATCAACCGCGGAGCGATCACATGGGAACCCAGCGAAGAGTTCACGAAAAGCACCACACTCTGGCACTTCATGCAATGGACGCTGGAACACCGCGGCATTGAGTTGAAAACTTACCGCGACGTCCTCAAGTGGTCTGTTGATGACACGAGTGGCTTCTGGGATGCCGTGCGCCGTTTTTATGGGGTCATCGGTGAGGGCTTCGGGGACACCGAGCGCGCACTCGCAAGCGAGCAGATGCCTGGGGCCGTTTGGTACCCGGAGGCGAAGATCAACTTCACCGAAAACGTGCTGAAGTACGCACAGAACCCTGAGCAGCGGGACGAGCTCGCGCTGTTGAACGTCACCGAAGATGGCACTCAAACGCGCTTCTCTTGGGCCGAGCTCGAGAACAACGTGGCCCAATTGGCTCAACTTCTCAAGGATCGTGGCGTTCAGCCTGGTGATCGCGTCGCCGCGTATTTGCCGAACATTCCGGAAGCGTTGATCGGGCTGTTGGCCGCCGCCTCGATCGGCGCAGTCTGGACCATCAACTCCCCTGACCTCTCGGTGCAAGCAACGCTGGATCGTCTCAAGCAGCTCGAGCCAAAGGTGTTGTTCGGCGTTGACAGCTACCAGTTCAACGGCAAGATCATTGATCGCTCCGCGCAGCTCAGGGAGATCGCGGACGAAATCCCGAGCGTCACGACGCGAATCCTCGTGCCCACGCTGGATCCGGGAAATTCCGCAGAACTCACGGACGGTGTCCTGAGCTATCGCGCGGCGCCGAGCGGCGGCGTCGTACAGGAAGAACCGTTGGCCCCCGCGACGCCGAACTACGAGCGCGTCCCGTTTGCGCACCCTCTGTGGGTCCTGTTTTCCTCCGGAACCACGGGCAAGCCGAAGGGCATAGTGCACGGGCACGGCGGCATGGTGCTCGAATCGCTCAAGGGCCCCGGACTCAACCATGACATGCGCCGCGGCGACCTCTACTACGTCGCAGCGAACACCTCATGGATGGTGTGGAATACGCTCGTCAACAACCTGATCACCGGCGCTTCCGTGGTCACCTACGCGGGCTCGCCCATGGCCGGCCGCGTGGATCACCAGTTCAAGATCATCGCCGAAACCGGCGCCACGATGTTCGCCACCGGCGCCGCTTACCTTTCCCTCGTGGAAAAGTCCGGACTGGTCCCGGGTGCCGAATACGACTTGTCCAAGATGCGCTCAATCCTGTCCACCGGTTCGCCGTTGCCGGACTCGACATGGGCTTGGGTGCACACGCACGTGCGACCCGATGTGCACTTGGGATCTGACTCCGGCGGCACAGACATCTGCAGTGGTTTCTTGGGATCGAACCCGTTGGAGCCGGTGCGATTGGGCGAACTGCAGGGACCGCAGCTCGCGGTGGCTGTTGAAGCTTGGGATGACAGCGGACGCCGCGTCTTCAACGACGTGGGCGACATGACCATCACCCGTCCCATGCCGTCTATGCCTGTGTTCTTCTGGGGCGACGAGGACGGTCAGAAGTACCGCGATGCGTACTTCGAGAAGTTCCCGGGCGTCTGGACGCACGGCGACTGGATCTCCGAGCTGCCTTCCGGCGGCTTCATTGTGCACGGTCGCTCCGATGCCACGCTCAACCGCCAAGGCGTGCGCTTGGGATCGGCTGATATTTACAGTGCGATGCAGCACATTCCGGAGGTCACCGATTCGTTGGTGATTGGCGTGGAGGAAGCCGACGGCGGGTACTACATGCCGCTGTTCGTGGTGCTTCGCGATGGCCAGACCACCGAGAACGGCAAGGTCAGCGAGGAACTTTCGGATCGGATCAAGACCACCATCCGCTCGCGCACCTCAGCTCGCCACGTCCCTGATGAGATCATCGCGGTGCCCGGCGTGCCCACCACGCATGCTGGCAAGCGCACCGAAGTTCCCGTGAAGAAACTCTTCGCCGGTCACGATCCCGAGCGCGCCATCAACCGCGGTTCGCTACAGAACCCGGAGACCATCGACTGGTTCGTGGCTCGTGCCAATGCGTACCGCGATCGGAAGATCACGTCCGCGAAGCAGTAA
- a CDS encoding TetR family transcriptional regulator, with translation MSECKPEPSLRERRQVETWTQIHTAALDLALSDGLAVATIDAIAERAGISRRTFFNYFPSKEDALLGLRTPQLSDEVRERFRASQEPALVRLTRLVRGTVRETSAMDQLGRTADMKRRKELVSQHPELALRMKAHMGAVSDMLMKELERAEEEIADGNEEPIPDGFSHEDAEAAIMLANIILFHAFKKEGESALHRDSDAIIHSIETFRNILESK, from the coding sequence GTGAGTGAATGCAAACCTGAACCATCCCTGCGCGAGCGACGCCAAGTGGAGACCTGGACTCAGATCCACACTGCCGCTTTGGACCTTGCGCTATCTGACGGCCTTGCTGTGGCAACCATTGACGCCATCGCCGAGCGCGCTGGAATCTCTCGCCGAACCTTCTTTAATTACTTCCCCTCTAAAGAAGACGCGCTCCTGGGGTTGCGAACCCCGCAACTGAGCGACGAAGTTCGGGAGCGATTCCGCGCCAGCCAAGAACCTGCACTCGTGCGTCTCACGAGGCTCGTTCGAGGCACGGTGCGCGAAACCTCTGCTATGGACCAGTTGGGCCGTACTGCTGACATGAAGCGCCGTAAGGAGCTGGTCAGCCAGCACCCTGAATTGGCGCTCCGCATGAAGGCTCACATGGGCGCTGTCTCGGACATGCTCATGAAAGAGCTCGAGCGGGCTGAAGAAGAAATTGCCGACGGCAACGAAGAGCCAATACCTGATGGATTCAGCCACGAGGACGCGGAAGCCGCCATCATGCTGGCCAACATCATCCTTTTTCACGCCTTCAAAAAAGAGGGTGAATCTGCATTGCATCGAGATTCAGACGCAATCATTCACTCCATTGAAACCTTTAGAAACATCCTGGAAAGCAAATAA
- a CDS encoding MDR family MFS transporter: MSATNEEVAVSATQEASQQPLTNSHLETGAIPVVQEKTAHLGLIFAALMLSMLLSSLNQTVLSTALPTIVGELNGVEHMSWVITAFILTSTIMMPVYGKLGDIFGRKPLLMFAIIMFLTGSVIGALSPDMNLLIFARAIQGIGGGGLMILSQAIIADVVPARERGKYMGVMGGVFAFSSVAGPLLGGWLTEGPGWRWAFWMNVPLAIIAFVACVTLLHIHKPVHETRPKIDYLGMVLIAIATASIVLMATWGGNQYEWSSPEILGLIAAAVIAAALFVWVESKAANPIIPLALFKNKNFNLTTVAGLVTGISMFGAIGYMPTYLQMVTGFGPSQAGLLMIPMMASLLIVSVFVGRYVSASGRYKKVMIAGSIVTALGLYLLSTLHADAPVWLICAYLGVMGIGLGASMQLLTLVAQNSFHISMVGTATAGQNYFRQVGATLGSAVVGSVFASRLKDFLSERLPQSAGGGGEHAGSSLTPALVNSLPDQLKDIVIGAYNEALVPLFFWLVPVMLIGIIALFFVYEKPLATKIERG, from the coding sequence ATGAGCGCTACTAATGAAGAGGTCGCCGTCTCAGCGACTCAAGAGGCGAGTCAACAGCCTCTTACTAATTCACACTTAGAGACCGGTGCTATCCCGGTAGTTCAAGAGAAGACCGCACACTTAGGCCTCATCTTTGCGGCCCTCATGCTCTCTATGCTGCTGTCTTCGCTCAATCAGACGGTGCTTTCCACAGCACTTCCTACGATTGTGGGCGAGCTCAACGGCGTAGAGCATATGTCGTGGGTCATCACGGCGTTCATCCTAACCAGCACCATCATGATGCCCGTCTACGGAAAGTTGGGCGACATCTTCGGCCGCAAGCCGCTCTTGATGTTCGCCATCATCATGTTCTTGACCGGCAGTGTCATCGGTGCGTTGTCGCCGGATATGAACCTGCTGATCTTCGCTCGTGCCATTCAGGGCATCGGCGGCGGTGGCCTCATGATTTTGTCGCAAGCGATCATCGCTGACGTGGTTCCTGCGCGTGAGCGCGGTAAGTACATGGGCGTCATGGGTGGCGTCTTCGCGTTCTCCTCCGTCGCTGGTCCGCTGTTGGGCGGCTGGCTCACTGAAGGTCCCGGCTGGCGTTGGGCATTCTGGATGAACGTGCCATTGGCCATCATCGCGTTTGTTGCGTGCGTGACGTTGCTCCATATTCACAAGCCTGTTCACGAGACGCGTCCAAAGATCGACTACCTTGGCATGGTTCTGATTGCTATCGCCACGGCATCCATCGTCTTGATGGCAACGTGGGGCGGCAACCAGTACGAATGGAGTTCTCCTGAAATCCTCGGCCTGATCGCTGCTGCCGTGATTGCTGCCGCATTGTTCGTGTGGGTTGAATCCAAGGCTGCGAATCCCATCATTCCGTTGGCCTTGTTCAAGAACAAGAACTTCAACCTCACCACGGTGGCTGGTTTGGTGACCGGCATTTCGATGTTCGGCGCTATTGGCTACATGCCTACCTACTTGCAGATGGTCACGGGCTTCGGCCCGTCCCAGGCAGGCTTGCTCATGATTCCGATGATGGCTTCCCTCCTGATCGTCAGCGTGTTCGTGGGTCGCTACGTCTCCGCGTCCGGCCGCTACAAGAAGGTCATGATCGCCGGTTCCATCGTGACGGCGCTTGGCTTGTACTTGCTTTCCACGCTTCACGCGGACGCCCCGGTCTGGCTCATTTGCGCCTACCTTGGCGTGATGGGCATTGGCTTGGGTGCTTCGATGCAGCTCCTGACCTTGGTCGCTCAGAACTCCTTCCACATCTCCATGGTGGGAACGGCAACCGCCGGTCAGAACTACTTCCGCCAGGTCGGCGCAACGCTCGGTTCCGCAGTGGTGGGTTCCGTCTTCGCTTCGCGCTTGAAGGACTTCTTGTCAGAGCGTTTGCCGCAGTCGGCAGGCGGGGGTGGCGAGCATGCTGGCTCGTCGCTCACACCGGCGCTCGTTAACAGCTTGCCTGACCAGCTCAAGGACATCGTGATCGGTGCCTACAACGAAGCTTTGGTTCCGTTGTTCTTCTGGCTCGTTCCGGTCATGTTGATCGGCATCATTGCCCTCTTCTTCGTCTACGAGAAGCCTCTCGCCACGAAGATCGAGCGCGGCTAA
- a CDS encoding SGNH/GDSL hydrolase family protein, whose product MPNYLMAGGARLAQQPGRFVAIGDSFTEGVGDWNPRLPNGVRGWADRVAKQLSKVDPAWEYANLAIRSRRLDPIVDEQIDVALAMEPTLISFYAGGNDILELRQDMDDLLARYAAAVDRLCSSGAQVVLFTGFDVPLNPVFGPMKRRNHQFNDAVRQLVADNADRGAVLLDYWTLDAFSDQRMWDVDKLHMNRAGHRYLAIQFLELFGIDHFLEFEPFGRTKRVGPVGYTVREVEWWREFVMPMFGRRRRGVTLGDSLSPRWPEPIRPADGMKRLYRKRLRRLGQDAFASLGSKNE is encoded by the coding sequence ATGCCGAATTATCTGATGGCTGGCGGCGCCCGGCTCGCGCAACAACCGGGGCGATTTGTGGCCATTGGCGACTCGTTTACCGAGGGTGTGGGGGACTGGAATCCGCGCTTGCCCAATGGGGTGCGCGGGTGGGCGGATCGTGTGGCGAAGCAGCTCTCCAAGGTGGATCCGGCCTGGGAGTATGCGAATCTGGCCATTCGAAGCCGGCGCTTGGATCCCATTGTGGACGAACAGATTGACGTGGCTCTCGCCATGGAACCAACGCTCATTTCCTTTTATGCGGGCGGAAATGACATTCTGGAATTGCGTCAAGACATGGATGATTTGCTGGCGCGGTACGCGGCGGCCGTGGACCGATTGTGCTCGTCCGGCGCCCAAGTAGTGCTGTTTACCGGTTTTGATGTTCCGCTCAATCCCGTTTTCGGCCCTATGAAGCGGCGAAATCATCAATTCAACGATGCCGTGCGGCAACTCGTGGCGGACAACGCTGATCGTGGGGCCGTGCTGCTGGACTACTGGACGCTGGATGCGTTTTCGGATCAACGCATGTGGGATGTCGACAAATTGCACATGAACCGTGCAGGGCATCGCTATCTAGCCATTCAGTTTCTGGAGCTGTTCGGCATTGACCACTTCTTGGAGTTTGAACCTTTTGGGCGCACGAAGCGCGTGGGGCCGGTGGGCTACACCGTTCGCGAAGTGGAGTGGTGGCGCGAGTTTGTGATGCCCATGTTCGGGCGGCGTCGGCGGGGCGTGACGTTGGGAGACTCGTTGTCCCCGCGGTGGCCTGAGCCGATCCGTCCCGCGGATGGGATGAAGAGACTTTACCGAAAGCGGCTTCGCAGACTAGGGCAAGACGCGTTTGCGTCACTAGGATCGAAGAATGAGTGA
- a CDS encoding MFS transporter: MSDAPSVASGSADVPEALAEPTRRVSSRWVSSVVAVNWGINVAFFAPINVLIGLQATAIDESQKEAILSLVTACGAMVALFANPLTGALSDRTSSRFGRRRPWVLGGVIIAVAALLVMSGATSVAVMVLAWSALQLGANAMYSTIFAAIPDRVPVEQRGSVGGFAAMGQTLGILTGAVIGFVINGNVPLGYLLCTVLIALSVVLYLFVGDDPALPRSLVSPWKWSEFLAGFWVSPRKYPDFAWAWITRFLMFVGNQLTIVYLLFFLTDVIKHPDPAGGVLVLTGVYAVMTIATTVLAGRWSDAVGKRRVFVAGSSALIAVAALIMAFAPVFPAAVVGAAVLGAGFGAYLAVDFALLTQVLPSSANRAKDLGVVNIAASLPQVIAPTIALIAVTQLGGYRVMFILAAAIGLLAAVLVYRIKSVP; encoded by the coding sequence ATGAGTGACGCGCCTTCCGTGGCTTCCGGTTCTGCCGATGTGCCAGAGGCACTCGCCGAGCCCACTCGGCGCGTCAGTTCCCGATGGGTGAGCAGTGTTGTTGCCGTCAACTGGGGCATCAATGTGGCGTTCTTTGCGCCGATCAATGTGTTGATTGGCCTGCAGGCCACGGCGATTGATGAGTCTCAGAAGGAAGCCATTCTCTCGCTCGTGACCGCGTGCGGTGCCATGGTGGCGTTGTTTGCTAATCCTCTGACGGGCGCGCTTTCTGACCGGACTTCGTCGCGATTCGGGCGCCGTCGGCCGTGGGTTTTGGGCGGAGTCATCATTGCCGTGGCGGCGTTGCTGGTCATGTCCGGTGCTACTTCTGTAGCCGTGATGGTGTTGGCCTGGAGCGCTTTGCAGCTCGGCGCGAACGCCATGTATTCCACGATTTTTGCGGCTATTCCAGACAGAGTCCCGGTGGAGCAGCGAGGATCCGTCGGCGGTTTTGCGGCGATGGGGCAGACGCTCGGCATCCTGACCGGCGCCGTGATTGGCTTTGTCATTAATGGCAATGTGCCGCTGGGGTACTTGCTGTGTACTGTGCTCATCGCCTTGAGCGTGGTGCTGTATCTGTTTGTGGGCGATGATCCGGCACTGCCTCGTTCCTTGGTTTCGCCATGGAAATGGAGCGAATTCCTGGCAGGGTTCTGGGTTTCCCCGCGCAAGTATCCGGATTTTGCCTGGGCGTGGATTACGCGTTTCCTGATGTTCGTGGGCAACCAACTCACGATCGTGTACTTGCTGTTCTTCCTCACTGACGTGATCAAGCATCCGGATCCTGCGGGAGGTGTGCTGGTACTGACCGGAGTGTACGCAGTCATGACGATTGCCACCACCGTTCTTGCCGGCCGCTGGAGCGATGCCGTGGGTAAGCGGCGCGTGTTTGTGGCGGGATCATCTGCCCTCATTGCCGTGGCCGCGTTGATCATGGCCTTCGCGCCCGTCTTCCCGGCAGCCGTTGTTGGCGCAGCGGTTTTGGGTGCCGGTTTTGGCGCGTATTTGGCGGTGGACTTCGCGCTCTTGACGCAGGTTTTGCCTTCTTCCGCGAACCGCGCGAAGGACCTCGGCGTCGTCAATATCGCGGCGTCTTTGCCGCAGGTCATTGCACCGACGATCGCGCTCATCGCCGTCACGCAGCTGGGTGGATACCGGGTCATGTTTATCTTGGCCGCGGCGATCGGATTGCTGGCGGCCGTATTGGTGTACCGCATCAAGTCGGTCCCTTAG
- a CDS encoding bifunctional 3-phenylpropionate/cinnamic acid dioxygenase ferredoxin subunit, whose product MSEPINIGSVDDIDEGEARVIPAAEAGTEEDIAVFHAEDGNFYALNDECTHETASLADGWIEGTEVECPVHSAKFCLKSGEAMCMPATIAARTHKVEVVDGDVLLYPNVPTAEQA is encoded by the coding sequence ATGAGCGAACCAATCAACATCGGATCTGTAGACGACATCGACGAAGGCGAAGCAAGGGTCATCCCGGCAGCGGAAGCTGGCACGGAAGAGGACATTGCGGTGTTCCACGCGGAAGACGGCAACTTCTACGCACTCAACGACGAATGCACGCATGAGACGGCGTCCTTAGCTGACGGCTGGATTGAAGGAACGGAAGTTGAGTGCCCCGTACACTCGGCCAAGTTCTGCTTGAAGTCCGGCGAAGCCATGTGCATGCCGGCCACCATCGCAGCACGCACGCACAAGGTGGAGGTCGTTGACGGGGACGTTCTTCTGTACCCCAACGTTCCTACCGCCGAACAGGCCTAG
- a CDS encoding NAD(P)/FAD-dependent oxidoreductase has protein sequence MTSPQSVAIVGGGMGGFSTAHELRRRGYEGPISILDPYGTPYDRPPLSKEYFLQERSAEEIHLIKEDWYAENNVEVVPQKAVSIHPHEGVVVAEDGTKIPGEVIVLATGGVARKLHIPGNDLDTVLQLRTKEDSDKLREAIAGGKRLTIIGAGLIGAEVASSALKHGATVTLIDPAETPLIPAVGETLAKRLHGMHADKGITVVQGIPLEIFVDENGTNVRVESGETYASDVVLVGIGIIPLTDLAEDAGLEEDNGTLVDEAQRTTHPNVYAVGDSSRTRLRDGTLLRRAEHWEHAMNTGKTAAAAILGQDLPVHSAPWFWSDRHGVHVEGVGTMWTEHGETVIREVDGVPAAAFRLNENGELVGCAAIDDALAVRAARRIIDKKIPVDPAQLADSSINLKKLAK, from the coding sequence ATGACTTCGCCACAATCCGTCGCGATAGTCGGCGGCGGAATGGGTGGTTTTTCCACCGCCCACGAACTTCGCCGCCGCGGCTATGAGGGTCCTATCTCGATTCTCGATCCGTACGGCACTCCGTATGACCGTCCGCCGCTTTCAAAGGAGTACTTCCTTCAAGAGCGCTCAGCTGAAGAAATTCACCTGATCAAGGAGGACTGGTACGCGGAAAATAACGTCGAGGTAGTTCCCCAGAAAGCCGTCTCGATCCACCCTCATGAGGGCGTTGTGGTGGCTGAGGATGGAACGAAGATTCCGGGTGAAGTCATTGTGCTGGCCACCGGTGGTGTGGCTCGCAAGCTGCACATTCCTGGCAACGATCTGGACACCGTGTTGCAGCTGCGTACTAAAGAAGACTCGGACAAGCTGCGTGAGGCAATCGCTGGCGGCAAGCGCCTCACCATCATCGGTGCTGGTTTGATTGGCGCCGAGGTAGCCTCGAGCGCTCTCAAGCACGGCGCCACCGTCACACTTATCGATCCGGCTGAGACGCCGCTGATCCCCGCGGTGGGCGAGACGCTCGCCAAACGCCTCCATGGAATGCACGCGGACAAGGGCATCACCGTTGTCCAGGGTATTCCGCTCGAGATCTTCGTCGATGAAAACGGGACGAATGTCCGCGTCGAATCGGGCGAAACGTACGCGAGCGACGTCGTACTGGTAGGAATTGGCATTATCCCGCTCACGGATCTCGCGGAAGACGCGGGCCTTGAGGAAGATAACGGCACGCTCGTGGACGAAGCCCAACGCACCACGCACCCGAACGTGTACGCGGTAGGGGACTCGTCCCGCACCCGCTTGCGTGACGGCACGCTTTTGCGCCGCGCGGAGCACTGGGAGCACGCCATGAACACGGGCAAGACGGCCGCGGCTGCCATCTTGGGTCAGGATCTGCCCGTGCATTCGGCGCCATGGTTCTGGTCTGATCGCCACGGCGTGCACGTTGAAGGCGTCGGCACTATGTGGACCGAGCACGGCGAGACGGTGATTCGTGAAGTCGACGGCGTCCCTGCCGCGGCATTCCGCCTCAACGAAAACGGCGAACTCGTGGGGTGCGCAGCGATCGATGATGCGCTCGCCGTGCGCGCTGCCCGCCGGATCATCGACAAGAAAATCCCCGTGGATCCTGCACAGCTCGCAGATTCCAGCATCAATCTCAAGAAACTGGCGAAGTAG
- a CDS encoding aromatic-ring-hydroxylating dioxygenase subunit beta, whose product MDDGRFADWLEIFDDDLFYWAPLRTNRLRRQAALRVGSLGEAAYFDETKESLAWRIRRYDSGMAWAEDPPSRTRHLISNVMVRHSGENQLTVRSAFLVYRNRLQTETDIYAGGRIDTLRVAARA is encoded by the coding sequence CTGGATGATGGCCGCTTTGCGGACTGGCTGGAGATCTTCGACGATGACCTTTTCTACTGGGCGCCGTTGCGCACCAACCGTTTGCGCCGTCAGGCAGCACTCAGAGTGGGTTCGCTTGGCGAGGCCGCGTACTTCGATGAGACGAAGGAATCGCTCGCGTGGCGCATCCGCCGCTACGACTCCGGCATGGCCTGGGCCGAAGATCCTCCATCGCGCACGCGCCACCTGATTTCTAACGTGATGGTCCGCCATTCGGGCGAGAACCAGCTCACGGTCCGCAGCGCGTTCTTGGTCTACCGCAACCGTCTCCAGACGGAAACGGATATCTACGCGGGCGGCCGGATCGATACCCTGCGCGTTGCCGCTCGAGCGTAG